TTAAAGCCGGCCAGCATAAAGAGCGAAAAGACCACCAGTACCGTACCGGGACCTGCCATCCAGATGCCATTCCCGCAGTCCCGCAACACACCGCTGGCGATCCCGCCCAGTACGGCCAGGACACCTGCCAGGAACATCACCAGGACCACCGGCATGGCCAGGAGATTATGGAAATACTTATTGGGATCCATATAAACCTCACCGCTTTCGGGATGCACTGCAAAACCATCACGAAGCATCAGCCAGACGGCAAATGCCAGGAAAAACACCACAAAGGGAATGGCATTCCGGAACAGAGCTTTTTTGCTTCTGGCAAGGATGTTCTCATTGTCGATGGTCTTCATGAAATAGAGCAACCCAAGCACCCTGGCCAGGAAAAAGACCGTGAGACCAAGCAGCAGATTGAAGGGATTCAGCGCTGCTTCCAGACCGTGTGCCCCGGTGGCCCATGTCACGCTGTTCATTTCATTCAGCGAAAACTGTGATCCCGAAAAGAAAGTGGCCACAGCCACTCCCACCAGGAAGGTCCCCAGCAGCCCATTGATAAAGAGGAACCATTCATAGGTCTTCTTCCCCAGAAAATTACTGGCCTTTGAGCGAAACTCATAGGAAACTGCCTGAATGATAAAGGCAAAAAGAATAAGCATCCATACCCCGTAGGCGCCTCCGAAGCTGGTGGCATAAAAAAGCGGGAAGGAGGCAAAAAATGCCCCTCCAAAAGTGACCAGGGTGGTAAAGGTAAATTCCCATTTCCGGCCCAGGGAATTGACAATCATAGTCCGCTCCGCATCCGATTTACCAATACGGAAAATAAAGGTTTGTCCGCCCTGTACAAAAAACAGGAACACCAGGATAGAACCCAGCAGAGAAACGATGACAAACCAGTACTGTTGTAAAGCTAAATGTGACAGGTCTCCAAACATGATTATTTTCCTCCAGGTCCTTTTTTAATTTGTGAAATCATAATTTTTATCTCTGCAATAAAGAGCACCGTAAAGGTGAGCAGGAAGATCCAGAAAGTGAGCTGGACTGCCCCGGGTTTTAAGCGTGTCACTGCCGAGATGGTGGGCATCATTTCGTAGACCACCCAGGGCTGACGCCCCAGTTCGGCCAGCACCCACCCTGCCTGGCTGGCAATCCAGGGCATGGGTATGGTGATCAGTGCCACCCAGAGCAACCATTTGTGATTTCCCCAGCGGTTTTTCATACTGAGCCAGAGCACCAGGACGGAAAGGATCAGGAAATGGACCCCCAGGATCACCATGATGTGAAAGGTGTAAAAACTAAGCTTCACATTAGGGATTAACTCTTTTAACTCACGCCCCTGATAATACCCGAATCCAAAATGTGCAAAATACTCTTCGAGCCATTCCGGATCACTGAATTTGGTTCGCAGGGCAGAATAGGCCGCTTCATCGCCCCGGTCCTTCGCCTTTTTCAGCTCTTTCAGGGTCTGAATGGCTATGGCACCCCGCTCGATTCTCTCCTCATAAGCCATCAGGCCCTGCTCTTCATTCCCGTAAACCAGATCAGATATACCCGGAATAAATCCGCTTGGAGTCAGAAAAACCATATAGGAAAGCGCGTTGGGTATTTCAATTTTGAAAATAAACTCCTGCCTGGGGTTGGGAAGCATGGTGGTATCGGTCCGCATCGCTCCGATAGCCACCAGAGGTGCATGGGTCTGCCCTTCATAGAGGGCCTCCATGGCCGCAAATTTCATGGGCTGTTCCCGGGCCACGATTCTGGCCGAGGTGTCGCCTGTGGCAATGGTGGCAATGGCTGCAATCACGCCAAATACCGAAGCCACGATGGTACTTCTTTTAGCGAAAAGTACTTCATGCTTACGCAGCAGGAACCAGGCAGAAATCCCGATCACAAACACAGAGGCCAGCAGAAAGCTGGAGGTAATGGTGTGGAGAAACTTGTTAACCGCCACCTCTGAGAAAATCACATCCCAGAAACTGGTCATTTCGTTACGGGCCGTGTCGGGATTAAACAGAGTTCCCACCGGGTGCTGCATCCAGGCATTGGCCACCAGGATCCATACCGCCGAAAGATTGGCCCCGAAAGCGGTCAGCCAGGAGGCCGCCAGATGGAAACGCTTACTGACTTTGTTCCATCCGAAAAACATGACGGCAATAAAGGTCGATTCCATAAAGAAGGCAAGGATGCCTTCAATGGCCAGTGGTGCCCCGAAAATATCCCCCACAAACCAGGAGTAGTTGGACCAGTTGGTTCCAAATTCAAATTCCAGGATAATTCCGGTGGCAACACCGATGGCAAAATTAATCCCGAAGAGTTTCATCCAGAATTTCGTGATCCGCTTCCACTCCTCATCGCCTGTTCGCACGTAAATGGTGTGCATAAAAGCAACCATAAAGGAGAGTCCCAGGGTCAGCGGTACAAAAATCCAGTGAAACATGGCTGTGAGCGCAAATTGCCCCCGAGACCAGTCGACCAGTGACATATCTATTGATTCAAGCATAGGGTTATGGATTAGTTAGTTGTTCCAGTACGTGGTCGGCCCGCTCCTCGTCACTGTTGAAATCACGCTTCAGCAGGTCAGGGAAAAAGAAGAGCCTGAGTACAACAAACATAATAAACAGTTTGATCAGGATAATAGCCCAGAGATTCCGACCCCAGGTCATCTTTCTGAACCCCTCGTAATAGAATAGAAAAATTCTTCTAAGCATCGTATCCGGAATCTACTGCAAATTAATAAAATGAAATATGAAGTATCAGCAAATGTACTATTTTTACTTATTACAAATAACTAAAAATTTATCTGTGGATTGGTGGGAATTCCATTAAAAACGACGCATATTTGTTATGCCACCCTCTATGCTGATGAAAAAGAAGATATTGCCCTGAAAACTTAAATCGAAAGGATGAAACGCACCCTGAGCACCTTGCTCCTGAGTATTATTATTTTCCCATTGCTCGCACAAAGCGATGCGGATATAGAAATCGGAGTGATCGAAAAACTGGACCAGTATATCCCGCTGGATGCCAAGCTGATCAATGAAAATGGCGATACAGTGATTATTGGAGATCTTCTGGATAAACCTACTATTCTGAACTTTGTATATTATCGCTGTCCCGGAATCTGTTCCCCTCTTATGGACGGACTGGCAGATGCCATGGACGGCAACGATCTGATACTGGGGGAGGATTATCAGGCCCTGACCATCAGTTTTGATGCCAGGGAAGCCACTTTCCTGGCGGTCCGGAAAAAGAACAATTACCTCAACCTGATGGAGAAAAAGGACCAGGCCGAAAAGGGCTGGCTCTTTTTTACCAGCGACAGTGCGAGCATTGCCCGCCTGACCGAAGCGGCCGGATTCCGCTATAAACCCACGGGCAACGATTTCATTCATTCGGCCACGCTGATCATCCTGGATCCCAAAGGCAAGATCACCCGTTACATGAATGGCATCTATTTCCTGCCCTTCGAGTTGAAGATGTCTTTGCTGGAAGCTGCCGAAGGGAAGTCGGGTCCCACCATCAACAGGGTCCTGCAATATTGCTATTCCTATGACCCGGAAGGACAAAAATATATGCTGAACATCACCAAGGTATCGGCTACCCTGATCCTTTTTTTCGCGGTGGTCCTGTTCCTTGGGCTGATATTTTTCAGAAAAAGAAAAACACAATAACCCATGAGTTCGAATACAACAGATTATACAGCCTATAAATCCTACCTGGAGGAAGACGGGGGAAGAAAGGGCATCTTCAAATGGATCCTGTCCACAGACCACAAACGGATCGGCCTGCTCTACCTCTATGCCATGATGGGCTGGTTCATCGTTGGGGTGGTGCTGGGACTGCTCATGAAACTGGAGCTGATCGCCCCGGGCAAAACCCTGATGGGACCACAGTCATACAATGCCACCTTTACCGTCCATGGCGTGATCATGATTTTCCTGATCGTGATTCCCGGACTCCCGGCGGTTTTTGGGAACTTCTTTCTGCCTATCCAGATCGGGGCCAAAGACGTGGCCTTTCCCAGGCTCAACCTGTTTTCCTGGTACATCTATGTGCTGGGGGGGATCCTGGTGATTATCTCCCTGTTTGGAAACGGGGCTCCCGATACCGGCTGGACCTTTTACGCTCCCTACAGTTTTAAGACGGGAACCAACATGCTGCCCGCTGCACTGGGGGCCTTTGTGTTGGGTTTCTCTTCCATCCTGACCGGACTGAACTTCATTGTGACCATTCACCGGATGCGGGCCCCCGGCATGAGCTGGTTTAAAATGCCATTGTTTATCTGGACCTTGTATGGCACAGGCTGGATACAATTGCTGGCTACCCCCATAGTGGGCATCACCCTGCTGATGGTGGCCGGGGAACGGATTTTGGGGATCGGTTTCTTTGATCCTGCCAAGGGAGGTGATCCCCTGCTGTACCAGCACCTGTTCTGGATCTATTCCCATCCGGCAGTATATATTATGATCCTGCCGGCCATGGGGGTCATTTCGGAGATCATCCCCACCTTTTCGAAAAAAACCATCTTCGGGTACAGGGCTATTGTTTTCTCCACCCTGGCCATTGCTTTTGTGGGCTATTTTGTCTGGGGACACCACATGTTTACCTCCGGCATGAGCGGCACCGCGCTCTGGGCCTTCTCCCTGCTCACTTTCATCGTGGCCATCCCCAGCGCCATCAAGGTATTTAACTGGATCTCCACCATGCACCAGGGATCTATCAGTGTAGAGGTTCCCTTCCTCTGGGCTGCTTCCTTTATATTTATTTTTATGATCGGGGGACTTACGGGACTGGTGCTGGGTTCGCTGGCTACCAATGTGCATGTACACGATACCGCCTTTGTGGTGGCTCACTTCCATTTCATTGTCTTTGGAGGGGTGGGATTTGCTTTCTTCGGGGCCATGCACTACTGGTTCTCCAAGATTTTTGGCCGCGTGTATGATAAAAGCTGGGCCAAAACCGGCTGGATCACCTTTTTCATTGGCTTTGTAAGTCTGTACGGACCCATGTTCTACCTGGGAATCAAGGGCATGCCACGTCGCTACTTCGACTATCTGGAAGAGTTTCACGGGCCCAACATCATCTCCTCCTTCGGAGCCCTGGTCATGATCGCCGGTTTTGTGATCATCCTGATCAACCTGATCAAATCGGCAAGGCACGGGGAAAAGACCACGGAAATGAATCCCTGGGGAGGCACCAACCTGGAATGGCAGGTTCCCACACCCCCACCCCTGGAAAACTTTGATGAAATACCGGTGATCGAGAAAGCCACCTATAAATACGATTAAAGCCGAACCCTATGTCAGAAACCCTATCACATCAGGTCGTGCACAGAGACGATGAGGCATCGAAGCTTGGCATATGGCTTTTCATATTTACCGAGCTCTTGTTTTTCGGGGGACTCTTCCTTACCTATGCGGTATACCGGAACATGAACCGACAGGCCTTTCACCTGGCTGCCGAAGAGCTGGATGTGGCCGTGGGCACCATCAATACCGTGATCCTGCTGATCAGCAGCATGACCATGGCCATGGCCACCACTTCCATCCAGAAAAAGGACAAGCGGACCACCCTGATCCTGATCTGGATCACCCTGCTCCTGGCCCTGGCCTTCCTGGTAAACAAATACTTTGAATGGAGCGGCAAGATCGGGCATGGAATCTGGCCCGGATCCCCCTTACTGGAAGAGCTGGGCAGGGGGGACACCCTCTTTTTCGGACTCTATTTCTTTATGACCGGACTGCATGCCCTGCACATCATCATCGGCATGGTCCTGCTGGCGGTGGTCCTGGTCAGGGTGCAAAAGGACAGGATCACCTTTGACAACTTTCAATTGCTGGAAAACGGGGGCCTTTACTGGCACCTGGTGGATTTGATCTGGATCTTTCTTTTCCCGCTCTTCTACCTGATCACTTAAAACATCATCACCATGACGGATACGCCACATCATATTGTACCCTATCGCACCTACGGATTGATCCTGCTCCTCCTGCTGGTTCTGACCGCCGTTTCGGTGGCAGTCACCCAGATAGAGCTGACCCGGTGGGCCACTATAGTGGCCCTGCTGCTGGCCGCTACAAAATCGGCCGTGGTCCTGGCCGTATTTATGCATCTGAAGTTCGATCAAATGGTATATAAAGTCATGGCCATCTTTGTCGTTCTGTTAGTACTCGCGGTCTTTGTGCTCACTTTCTTTGATTACGCATTCAGATAAATCCTTGCCTAATGTATACTGCAGATCCACAACAAGCTTCCAATTTTGTCGCCGGTGTCGACCAGGTCTTCGCGATCATTCTGGGGGTTTCCATATTCTTTCTCATCGCACTTACGGTAATCATGCTGGTTTTTATCCGCAAGTACCGCAAGGATAAGCATCCAAAGGCCATACAGAATGAGGGCAGCAATAAGCTCGAAATTCTGTGGACTGTAATCCCCCTGTTGCTGGTCCTGGTGATGTTCTATTTCGGATGGATGGGTTGGAGACCCATGAAAAACCCTCCGGAGGATGCCATGCGCGTGAAGGCCATTGCCCGCATGTGGAACTTCAGGTTCGAATATCCCAATGGAAAGTTCACCGACAGTCTCTATGTACCCATCAATGAACCGGTGATACTCGACCTGGTGGCGCTCGATGTGCTGCACAGCCTCTACATTCCTGCCTTCAGGGTCAAGGAGGATATGGTGCCCGGACAGGAAAAGGAGATGTGGTTCATCCCCGGCACTGTGGGGGAATTCGACCTGTTCTGTACAGAGTATTGCGGACTGGAGCACTCCTACATGTTTACCATGGTGAAGGTCTTGCCCAAGGAAGAATTTGATGCCTGGATTGCCGATACTTCGGCCGTGGTGACTGTGGTGGATACAGAAACATCCCTGGCCGACCAGGGCTGGGAGGTGCTCAGGCGAAACGGCTGCAATGCCTGTCATTCCAGCGACGGCAGCAAACTGGTGGGCCCCTCCTACCTGGGTGGCTGGGGGGGTACACGCACGGTGACCACCGGAAGAGAAGTGCGTGAAGTCAGCGTGGATGAGGAGTATATCAAACGATCCGTTTTTGATCCCAATGCCGATATTGTGGAAGGGTTCAACCGGGGACTGATGCTCTCCTACGAAGGAATGGTCACCGAACAGGAGGTGGAGCTGATCATCGAATACCTGAAAGAACTGAATGAATAGATTTCTGAAGCTGGGGAAGTTTAGCATCTCCGTCCCCGTATCCCTCACAGGCTTCCTGGGCTACTTTCTGGCCAGGCCCGCCTTTGATCCGGATGCCCTCTATACCGTGCTTGGCATCTTTCTGCTTTCATCGGGCTCATCGGCGCTCAACCAGATCCAGGAACGTCATACAGATGCCCGTATGGAGCGAACGGCAAAACGCCCCCTTCCCGCGCGACAGATCACCCTTCGGGGAGCCATCCTTTTTTCGGTAATTTGTGCAACAAGCGGTACCATCCTGCTTCTGCTTACCGGCTACCCGCTGGCTGCTGTCTTCGGAGTATTTACCCTGCTCTGGTATAACCTGGTCTATACTCCTTTAAAAAAAATTACCGCTTTTGCAGTACTTCCCGGTGCCCTGATCGGGGCCATGCCGCCCCTGATCGGGTGGACGGCAGCCGGCAGAGATCCGCTGGATATGGAGATCCTGGCGGTGGCTTTCCTGCTTTTCGTGGGACAAATGCCGCACTACTGGCTTCTGATGCTCAAGGTGGGCAAGGAGTTTCAAAAAGCGGGGATCCCGGTCATCACCAGTCTGTTGGATGAGCGGCAGATCCGCAATCTCAGTTTTGTATGGATCGCCACCACCGGCGCCTGTGTAATGATGCTGCCCGCCACTCCTGTTATCCGGCACCGGGGCATGTCGCTGCTTATGATCGTGGCAGCCATCTGGTTTATCGTCCGCATGTTCCGGCTCTCTTACCGGAGAAATCTGGTGGAACATTGGAAAAAAGCATTTATTACTGTAAATTTGTTTTACCTCTTGCTGATTCTGGTTTTAATTGCCGACAGAATGATCTGATACCATATAAACCTGAAAACCCTACAAAAATGAAAAAAGTATTTGTTTTACTTCTAGCACTTTTACTGATGTCAGCCTGCAACTCAGCCACCGAGAAGAAAGAGCAGGCCGCTGCGGAACAGGAGGCTCCTGCCGCCGAATGGGTGGAGGTCACCCTGGATGTGGAGGGGATGACCTGCGATGGCTGTGAGAACGCCATTAAGGCAGGCGTGGAGAACCTGGAAGGCATTGCGGAGGTGGAATCCTCCCACGAAGAGGGCTGGACCAGGGTCAAATATGACAAGAACCAGACCTCGGTGGATGATATCCAGGCCAGGATCACCGAGACGGGCTATGAGGTGAAGGGAGAGCTTTAGCCTCCTTTAAAACTGCTCCGGCAGGAGCGACCGGAATCATATCCGGCAAGCAGGCCTGCAGAGGGTAAGTGCTATTTAATAAGCAGGGAAAGAAATCCCATAAAGAGCACCGCATCGGCAGTCAGCCGGAAGTAATCGTTTTTCCTGAAACGAGAAGGATAATAGAGGACCAGCAGAAGAATGGTGGCCATCCCGGACAGGATCAGTGCATATTTGGAAAAATGGTCCATTTCAAAAACCAGGAACTGCAGCAGGGAAAGCAGGTAGATCGTCAGGGCCGTCCCCAGAAGCAGATTCCGGCTCCGCTGCTTCCCCAGCAGCCTGGCCAGCGAGGCAATACCCATCCGGCTGTCGAGCTGAATATCATAGAGAGAGATAATCCCCAGGTTCATCAGAAGGACTCCCGGAAAGATCAGGGCAATCATGCCATGACCCGTTTCAAAACTTCCCTCATAAGCCACAAAGGGACCCAGCCAGGTTCCTGCCATATAAAGCAGCATTACAAAGAATTCCCCGGGGATATTCAGAATCCTGTTCTTCCTGAACACATGACGCATGGCGTAAAAAAGCAATACCAGTCCGGCCAGTAACAGGGCATATTTCATCAGCTCCTGGTCCAGCAGATTAAAGATCAGCAGGATGTTTACAGTGGCTACCAGTCCCATGCTCCATACCAGGGTCTTCCGGTTTTTTATCATGAAATAATGGTGTTCCCGCTGGATTTTTTTCCGGTGCTTCCAGGCATCCAGCAGATGATCGCCCGTATAGAGCAGCCAGACTGTCAGCGCCAGGGTGATCCACCACACCCATCCGGGATCCACAGCGAACAGCCGGGCAGCAAAACAGGAGGAGGCCAGGGCCCCCAGCACAATATCCAGACTCAGAAAATGGAAATACCGGTAAAACTTCATTCAGAAGATCCAATTAGAAAGGGCGAATTTAAGAAAAACCTGGCGGATCTCAGGTGTGGTGTTTTTTACACTCCTCCAGGTAGGGATGATTCACCGGGTAAAGTCCGGCCCTGCTCAACACCCACCCGGTAACCAGCATAAACAGTCCCGCAAATCCCACAAAGGATCCAATCTCCTGGAATCCGAGCACCTGTGTTCCCAGGGTCCCCGGGAATATCTGGATATAGAGATCGATAAACTGTCCTATGATCAGGAAGGGAATCACCATTTTCAATACCGTCCGGTTCCTGGCCGTGGCTTTGGGCATCAGCAGCACAAAGGGAAGGAACCAGTTTATGGCGATATTGGCAAAGAAAAAGAACCTCCAGCCCTCGCCCCTGACCCTGGACAGAAAATAGACGGTCTCTTCCGGAATATTGGCATACCAGATCAGCATAAATTCGGCGAACCAGAAGTAACCCCAGATGATGCAAAGCATAAATATGTAGCGGGAGAAGTCGCCCAAATGGCTTTTGTTCAGGAAGGGGAAATGCCCCCGCTGATTCATGATCAGGACTACGAATGTGATTATAATGGCCGCGTGATGAAAGGCAGCCACAAAATTCTTGATGGCAAATATGGTGCTGTACCAGTGGGCATCAATGGACATGATCCAGTCGATCATGGCAAAGGAAAAGGTGATAATCACGATGAAGATAAAAACCCTGGACCGGTGCTCCAGTTTTTTGAAGATCTCCATTCCTCCCAGCGCATCCTCCTTTAGAGAAAGACGGCGGATGATCACAAACATCAAAATCCAGAGTGCAAAATAAAGGACCAAACGGGCTGCCCAGAAGGGCAGGTTCAGATAGGGGGCCTTATGAGCAAGAAGCGGGTCCTGCGCCACCTCCAGGGTATGGCTCCAGTGGTACAGGGAATGGGCCCCGAATATCATCACCAGGAATAAAATGGCTCCCACCGGCAGGTATCCGGCCATGGCCTCAGGCACTCGGATAAATCCGGCCGACCAGCCGGAATGGGTCACCCGCTGAATCGATACAAACAGGAGGGCCCCTACCGCCAGCGAAACAAAATAGACGTTGTTCAGCAGGAGATTTGCCCATCCCCTCTGGGGATCCCCGGCAAAAGCAGTGATAAGAGCTGCGACTCCCACCACTACCATGATCAGGGTAGAGATGATATAGAAACGCGATAGTTTGATTTTCTCTTCCATGTTATAATATTTAGGCCATCTACTTCTGAAGGGAAGAACGAATATGCAGGATGATTTTCCACCGGTCTTCCGGAGTAATCATCCCTCCGTGTGCTCCCATAATTCCGTAACCAACCGTGATAGAATGGTAGATCTCCCCGTCCCTCAGGGCTTTTACCTGGTCGTTGATCAGGCTGGCCGGGGGATAAGGATAGCGCATGCTGGTAAACAGGTAACCCTGCCCGTCACCCTCTGCTCCGTGACAGGAGATGCAGAAGATCTCATAGGCTGCGAGGCCCCGGGCAAGGTTCTCAGAAGAGGCCTCCAGGGGGTTCGCCAGGGCCTCACCGGCAGCGATGCGGCCCTCATCGGTCTTCTCCCAGGGGAAGGGAAGCGCTCCCCTGGGGATGGTTCCTTCCACCGGGATCCTCATGGTCATGTGATCGCTGAAATTGGGATTGGGTGTATAGGACTCGTAAGCAAACGAATAGTACATGTCGGGCATATAGTCCCACCCGGTACTGGAACGGGTCCGGTCGCAGGAGAGCAGTGCCAGAAAGAGGATGGAGCCTGCCAGGATGTTTCTGTATTTCATAGCTTGTTACTTTTCTATAACTTCAATGGCCCCGGTCTCTTTCATCAGCGTCACAGCCCGGGCAGCATCGGCCTTCTTTCTGCTGACCAGGATCACAAACTTATCGTCGGTAGCCTCCCGATGGTAGATGGGTTTCTCATGAGATGGCCAGAGATTGGCCCGCCAGGAGAAGGTAAAAAGACTCAGAATGGTGATGCTGAAAATGACCAGTATGATGGTTATCACCAGAAAGGATGGAAATGCATTGCTGGGTTTCCCTCCATAATTCATGGGCCAGTCAATCACCGCCGTATAGATCAGGAAGGCCAGTACCCCCAGGGTGGCAAAAAAACCATAGAACCAACCCACGATGGTCATTCTGGACTTCCGGCCCTGCTTCTCCAGGATCTCGTGGACCGGGTATGGGGTAAAGATATCCTCGATCTCGATCTCCTGCTCCTTCATCTTCCTGAAGGCCCTGAGCAGGGTCTCTTCGTCCTTAAAAACGCCCAATAAATAATCGGAGTCCATATTAGCTGCTTTTATCCTTTTTCAACTGATACTTATTTACCGCTTTCACTTCGCTGATGGCAATCATGGGGATGTACTTAAAGAAGAGCAATACCCCGAAAATAAAGATCCCCAGGGTTCCCAGGTACATGGCAATCTCCACAAAGGTCGGCGAATAAGAGGCCCAGGCCGATGGCAGGTAATCCTTTGACAGAGAGGTGACCACAATGTTGAAACGCTCAAACCACATCCCCACGTTGATCAGGATGGAGATGATAAACACCACCACCAGATTGCTCCGGATCTTTTTGAACCACATGAGCTGGGGAACCAGGGCATTGAAGATAAACATGGCCCAGAACTGCCTGGTGAACTCGCCGGTGATCCGGTTATGAAAGAAGGTGAAGATCTCGTATTCGTTCCCGGAATACCAGGCCACGAAGATCTCCGTCAGGTAGGCCGATCCCATAATCAACGAAACAAAGATCAGTATTTTGGCCACCTTGTCGAGATGGGAATCTGTCACATAATCTTCCAGCTTGTAAATCTTTCTCAGGATAATCATCAGGGTCATCACCATGGCAAAGCCGGAGAAGATTGCCCCCACCACAAAATAGGGGGGAAAGATGGTGGTATGCCATCCCGGTTCCACCGAGACCGCGAAATCCGTCGATACAATGGAGTGCACCGATACCACCAGTACGGCTGCAATACCTCCCAGGATATAGCTCAGTCCTTCGTAGCGTTTCCACTCTCCCACGGATCCCCGCCAGCCCATGGCAAAAAAGCCGTATACCGCTTTTTTAACTTTCGATTTTGTATGATCGCGGATGGTGGCGAAATCGGGAATCATTCCCAGGTACCAGAAGGAGGCAGAGATAAGCAGGTAGGCCGAAATAGCAATGAAGTCCCAGAATAGCGGAGAGTTGTAATTGACCCAGAGCGGTCCCCGTGTATTGGGATAGGGGAAAATAAAGAAGGCGTTCCAGATCCGGCCCATATGCAGAGCCGGAAAGATAGCGGCACATCCCACGGCCACCACCGTCATGGCTTCGGCGGCCCGGTTGATGGACGATCGCCACTCCTGCCTGAGAATCAGGAGGAAGATGGAGAAGGCTGTACCGGCATGCCCGATCCCGATCCACCAGACAAAGTTAATAATGGCCCAGCCCCAGCCAACTGTATTGTTCACGCCCCAGGTACCGATCCCGGTAGAGATGGTCACATAGATGGACCAGAACCCCAGCAGCATCAGGATGGAACTGATGCCCAGTCCCACGATCCACCAGAATTTGGGCCTGGCATAAAGCGGAGAGGTAATATCTGCCGTGATATGGTTCAGGGATTTATTTCCCAGCACCAGAGGGCCCCTGACTTCCGTATTATACATATATCCTGTATTAGTTATTATCCATGTTGTTCATGAGCCGAAGCATCCTCCGTCCCGGGAGATTTCTCAGTTCCCGGTTCTGCTTCCAAATTCCGTACCCTGGTCAGGTAAGCCACTGAGGGCAGGGTATGAAGCTGCTCCAGCAAATGATAGTTGCGTTCCTCTCTTTTCAGTTTGCTCACCTTCGATTCCGGATCATTCATATTCCCGAAAACCAGCGCCCCGGACGGACACGATTGCACACAGGCGGGCTGTATTTCTCCATCCTGCAGTACCCGGTCCTCCAGCTTGGCCTCCAGTTTCTTCT
The Bacteroidales bacterium genome window above contains:
- a CDS encoding cytochrome ubiquinol oxidase subunit I; this translates as MLESIDMSLVDWSRGQFALTAMFHWIFVPLTLGLSFMVAFMHTIYVRTGDEEWKRITKFWMKLFGINFAIGVATGIILEFEFGTNWSNYSWFVGDIFGAPLAIEGILAFFMESTFIAVMFFGWNKVSKRFHLAASWLTAFGANLSAVWILVANAWMQHPVGTLFNPDTARNEMTSFWDVIFSEVAVNKFLHTITSSFLLASVFVIGISAWFLLRKHEVLFAKRSTIVASVFGVIAAIATIATGDTSARIVAREQPMKFAAMEALYEGQTHAPLVAIGAMRTDTTMLPNPRQEFIFKIEIPNALSYMVFLTPSGFIPGISDLVYGNEEQGLMAYEERIERGAIAIQTLKELKKAKDRGDEAAYSALRTKFSDPEWLEEYFAHFGFGYYQGRELKELIPNVKLSFYTFHIMVILGVHFLILSVLVLWLSMKNRWGNHKWLLWVALITIPMPWIASQAGWVLAELGRQPWVVYEMMPTISAVTRLKPGAVQLTFWIFLLTFTVLFIAEIKIMISQIKKGPGGK
- the coxB gene encoding cytochrome c oxidase subunit II; the encoded protein is MYTADPQQASNFVAGVDQVFAIILGVSIFFLIALTVIMLVFIRKYRKDKHPKAIQNEGSNKLEILWTVIPLLLVLVMFYFGWMGWRPMKNPPEDAMRVKAIARMWNFRFEYPNGKFTDSLYVPINEPVILDLVALDVLHSLYIPAFRVKEDMVPGQEKEMWFIPGTVGEFDLFCTEYCGLEHSYMFTMVKVLPKEEFDAWIADTSAVVTVVDTETSLADQGWEVLRRNGCNACHSSDGSKLVGPSYLGGWGGTRTVTTGREVREVSVDEEYIKRSVFDPNADIVEGFNRGLMLSYEGMVTEQEVELIIEYLKELNE
- a CDS encoding DUF4492 domain-containing protein, translated to MLRRIFLFYYEGFRKMTWGRNLWAIILIKLFIMFVVLRLFFFPDLLKRDFNSDEERADHVLEQLTNP
- a CDS encoding SCO family protein, coding for MKRTLSTLLLSIIIFPLLAQSDADIEIGVIEKLDQYIPLDAKLINENGDTVIIGDLLDKPTILNFVYYRCPGICSPLMDGLADAMDGNDLILGEDYQALTISFDAREATFLAVRKKNNYLNLMEKKDQAEKGWLFFTSDSASIARLTEAAGFRYKPTGNDFIHSATLIILDPKGKITRYMNGIYFLPFELKMSLLEAAEGKSGPTINRVLQYCYSYDPEGQKYMLNITKVSATLILFFAVVLFLGLIFFRKRKTQ
- a CDS encoding cytochrome c oxidase subunit 3, encoding MSETLSHQVVHRDDEASKLGIWLFIFTELLFFGGLFLTYAVYRNMNRQAFHLAAEELDVAVGTINTVILLISSMTMAMATTSIQKKDKRTTLILIWITLLLALAFLVNKYFEWSGKIGHGIWPGSPLLEELGRGDTLFFGLYFFMTGLHALHIIIGMVLLAVVLVRVQKDRITFDNFQLLENGGLYWHLVDLIWIFLFPLFYLIT
- a CDS encoding cytochrome C oxidase subunit IV family protein; its protein translation is MTDTPHHIVPYRTYGLILLLLLVLTAVSVAVTQIELTRWATIVALLLAATKSAVVLAVFMHLKFDQMVYKVMAIFVVLLVLAVFVLTFFDYAFR
- the cydB gene encoding cytochrome d ubiquinol oxidase subunit II — its product is MFGDLSHLALQQYWFVIVSLLGSILVFLFFVQGGQTFIFRIGKSDAERTMIVNSLGRKWEFTFTTLVTFGGAFFASFPLFYATSFGGAYGVWMLILFAFIIQAVSYEFRSKASNFLGKKTYEWFLFINGLLGTFLVGVAVATFFSGSQFSLNEMNSVTWATGAHGLEAALNPFNLLLGLTVFFLARVLGLLYFMKTIDNENILARSKKALFRNAIPFVVFFLAFAVWLMLRDGFAVHPESGEVYMDPNKYFHNLLAMPVVLVMFLAGVLAVLGGIASGVLRDCGNGIWMAGPGTVLVVFSLFMLAGFNHTAFYPSSYDLQSSLTIENASSSHYTLVAMSWVSLFIPFVLAYIVVAWRALNRKKIDEKEMKEEHHVY
- a CDS encoding cbb3-type cytochrome c oxidase subunit I, with translation MSSNTTDYTAYKSYLEEDGGRKGIFKWILSTDHKRIGLLYLYAMMGWFIVGVVLGLLMKLELIAPGKTLMGPQSYNATFTVHGVIMIFLIVIPGLPAVFGNFFLPIQIGAKDVAFPRLNLFSWYIYVLGGILVIISLFGNGAPDTGWTFYAPYSFKTGTNMLPAALGAFVLGFSSILTGLNFIVTIHRMRAPGMSWFKMPLFIWTLYGTGWIQLLATPIVGITLLMVAGERILGIGFFDPAKGGDPLLYQHLFWIYSHPAVYIMILPAMGVISEIIPTFSKKTIFGYRAIVFSTLAIAFVGYFVWGHHMFTSGMSGTALWAFSLLTFIVAIPSAIKVFNWISTMHQGSISVEVPFLWAASFIFIFMIGGLTGLVLGSLATNVHVHDTAFVVAHFHFIVFGGVGFAFFGAMHYWFSKIFGRVYDKSWAKTGWITFFIGFVSLYGPMFYLGIKGMPRRYFDYLEEFHGPNIISSFGALVMIAGFVIILINLIKSARHGEKTTEMNPWGGTNLEWQVPTPPPLENFDEIPVIEKATYKYD